The Microbacterium sp. LWH7-1.2 genome window below encodes:
- a CDS encoding gluconate:H+ symporter: MDLSGLLSLPAAAVEVTPIGPPWQLLTAAVIGIAIIVVLITWLKVHPFLALMMGAIATGIIAGFEPGKTIVSFTTGFGATMGGVGILIALGAIYGKLLADSGGADRIVDTLVARASARSLPWIMGFIGAIIGLPMFFEVGLVLLVPVIILVARRSGLPLMKIAIPTLAGLSAMHGLVPPHPGPLAAIDILGANLGLTLALGVLVAIPAVIVAGPLFSGLAARWVRVPVPDLFVTAEDEGEQQTRRPSFAATLASILLPVVLMLARAIADIVAPGSTSPGKAVIDFLGTPAIALLIAVIVGFFVLGGGAGFGRAEIAKSVGSSLGPIAGILLIVGAGGGFKQVLVDTGIGDVIAGLIAESGLSILFLAWLVAAVIRVATGSATVATITAAGILQPLTEGLDPAMSALLVLAIGSGSVFLSHVNDAGFWLIKEYFGLSIPQTLKSWTVLECLISVVGLIGVLIIGVFV; the protein is encoded by the coding sequence ATGGATCTCTCCGGACTTCTCTCCCTGCCGGCCGCCGCCGTCGAAGTGACACCCATCGGCCCGCCGTGGCAGCTGCTCACCGCCGCGGTCATCGGCATCGCGATCATCGTGGTGCTGATCACGTGGCTGAAGGTGCACCCCTTCCTCGCCCTGATGATGGGCGCCATCGCCACGGGGATCATCGCCGGGTTCGAGCCCGGCAAGACGATCGTGAGCTTCACGACCGGCTTCGGCGCGACGATGGGCGGCGTCGGCATCCTCATCGCCCTCGGCGCCATCTACGGCAAGCTGCTGGCCGACTCCGGCGGCGCCGACCGCATCGTCGACACGCTCGTCGCCCGCGCCAGTGCGCGGAGCCTTCCCTGGATCATGGGCTTCATCGGCGCGATCATCGGCCTGCCGATGTTCTTCGAGGTCGGCCTCGTCCTGCTCGTGCCGGTCATCATCCTGGTCGCACGCCGCTCCGGCCTGCCGCTGATGAAGATCGCGATACCGACGCTGGCCGGCCTGTCCGCCATGCACGGGCTGGTGCCGCCGCATCCCGGCCCGCTTGCGGCGATCGACATCCTCGGTGCCAATCTCGGCCTCACCCTCGCACTCGGCGTGCTGGTGGCGATCCCCGCGGTGATCGTCGCAGGCCCCCTGTTCTCGGGCCTCGCCGCGCGGTGGGTGCGCGTTCCCGTGCCCGATCTGTTCGTCACCGCCGAGGACGAGGGAGAGCAGCAGACCCGGCGCCCGTCGTTCGCCGCGACGCTCGCGAGCATCCTCCTGCCGGTCGTGCTCATGCTCGCCCGCGCGATCGCCGACATCGTCGCCCCGGGCTCGACCTCCCCCGGCAAGGCCGTCATCGACTTCCTCGGCACGCCCGCGATCGCCCTCCTCATCGCGGTGATCGTCGGCTTCTTCGTGCTCGGCGGCGGGGCAGGCTTCGGCCGCGCCGAGATCGCGAAGTCGGTGGGCTCCTCACTCGGCCCGATCGCCGGCATCCTGCTCATCGTCGGCGCCGGCGGCGGATTCAAGCAGGTGCTCGTCGACACCGGCATCGGCGACGTGATCGCGGGCCTCATCGCCGAGTCGGGGCTGTCGATCCTCTTCCTCGCGTGGCTCGTGGCCGCGGTCATCCGTGTCGCCACCGGGTCCGCAACGGTCGCCACCATCACCGCGGCCGGCATCCTGCAGCCGCTCACCGAAGGCCTCGACCCGGCCATGTCGGCACTCCTCGTGCTCGCCATCGGCTCGGGATCGGTGTTCCTCTCGCACGTCAACGACGCGGGCTTCTGGCTCATCAAGGAGTACTTCGGTCTCAGCATCCCGCAGACCCTCAAGAGCTGGACGGTTCTCGAGTGCCTCATCTCAGTCGTCGGCTTGATCGGCGTGCTCATCATCGGTGTATTCGTATGA
- a CDS encoding FCD domain-containing protein — protein sequence MADTPHGSPVHDALVERLGAAIVHGEHPAGSRLLTTELAESSGASRSAAREAVRVLESLGLVQVRRKAGIEVLPVEQWNVYAPEIIAWRLDGPGRARQLHELSELRGAVEPLAARLAAANATDVQRQELVAAALGMARHDQHASEAEYLDADVRFHRTLLSASGNPMLGMLGGVVQAVLEGRTRHALMPHKANPDAVRWHRDVAFAVASGEADAAFEAMSRIVSESDAAMDEAVGEDLAEVPGER from the coding sequence ATGGCCGACACTCCTCACGGCAGCCCCGTTCACGACGCTCTCGTCGAGCGGCTCGGCGCCGCGATCGTGCACGGCGAACATCCCGCCGGCTCGCGGCTGCTGACCACCGAGCTGGCCGAGTCCTCGGGTGCCTCCCGCTCCGCGGCGCGAGAGGCCGTCAGAGTGCTCGAATCCCTCGGGCTCGTGCAGGTGCGCCGCAAGGCGGGCATCGAGGTGCTCCCGGTGGAGCAGTGGAACGTCTACGCCCCCGAGATCATCGCCTGGCGGCTCGACGGGCCTGGGCGCGCGCGGCAGCTTCACGAGCTGAGCGAGCTGCGCGGCGCGGTCGAGCCGCTCGCGGCACGCCTCGCGGCTGCCAACGCGACCGACGTCCAGCGTCAGGAGCTCGTGGCTGCAGCCCTGGGGATGGCGCGTCACGACCAGCACGCGTCAGAGGCCGAATACCTCGACGCCGACGTGCGGTTCCACCGCACGCTGCTCAGCGCGTCGGGAAATCCGATGCTCGGGATGCTGGGGGGTGTCGTGCAGGCGGTGCTCGAGGGCCGCACGCGCCACGCGCTGATGCCGCACAAGGCCAACCCCGATGCGGTGCGCTGGCATCGCGACGTCGCGTTCGCGGTCGCGAGCGGGGAGGCGGATGCTGCGTTCGAGGCGATGTCGCGGATCGTCAGCGAATCCGACGCCGCGATGGACGAAGCGGTGGGAGAAGACCTCGCCGAGGTGCCCGGGGAGCGATAG
- a CDS encoding 50S ribosomal protein L25/general stress protein Ctc: MSTEPDTKVQAELRESFGKGFARRLRAAGKIPAVIYGHGTDPVHVALPGHQVSLLIRRANAVLELDLDGTSQLTLVKDVQKDPVHQIIEHIDLLVVKKGEKIQVDVPVVVLGEPVAGTIVNLDAQTVSLEVEATHIPEHIEVDVEGLEEGTHITAGDLKLPTGAVLAAEPELLVVAIAVPAAAIAAEEEIAEADAEVAAEQSEASEEASAE, from the coding sequence ATGTCGACCGAGCCCGACACCAAGGTCCAGGCCGAGCTTCGCGAGAGCTTCGGCAAGGGCTTCGCCCGCCGCCTCCGCGCCGCCGGCAAGATCCCCGCCGTCATCTACGGCCACGGCACCGACCCGGTGCACGTCGCCCTCCCGGGCCACCAGGTCTCGCTGCTCATCCGCCGTGCCAACGCGGTGCTCGAGCTCGACCTCGACGGCACGTCGCAGCTGACGCTCGTCAAGGACGTCCAGAAGGACCCGGTGCACCAGATCATCGAGCACATCGACCTGCTCGTCGTGAAGAAGGGCGAGAAGATCCAGGTCGACGTCCCCGTCGTCGTCCTGGGCGAGCCCGTTGCCGGCACCATCGTCAACCTCGACGCGCAGACCGTGTCGCTCGAAGTCGAGGCGACCCACATCCCCGAGCACATCGAGGTCGACGTCGAGGGGCTCGAAGAGGGCACCCACATCACCGCCGGTGACCTGAAGCTCCCGACGGGCGCGGTGCTGGCCGCCGAGCCCGAGCTGCTCGTCGTCGCCATCGCCGTCCCCGCTGCGGCGATCGCCGCCGAGGAGGAGATCGCCGAAGCCGACGCCGAGGTCGCGGCCGAGCAGTCGGAGGCTTCGGAGGAGGCCTCCGCCGAGTAA
- the pth gene encoding aminoacyl-tRNA hydrolase, with translation MADTWLIVGLGNPGPRYELTRHNVGQLVVDELAGRRGESFKAHKANARVVETWLRPGGPKLILAKPNTFMNVSGGAVTGLAKFYGIDPDHVVVVHDELDIPFDTIKLKIGGGHSGHNGVRDVAKALGTPEFPRVRVGIGRPPGCQDAADWVLDPFGATERKNLPILVGDAADAVEQLVAEGLLATQQKHHAPRV, from the coding sequence ATGGCAGACACGTGGCTGATCGTGGGGCTCGGCAATCCCGGCCCGCGCTACGAGCTCACGCGGCACAACGTCGGGCAGCTCGTCGTCGATGAGCTCGCCGGCCGCCGCGGCGAGTCGTTCAAGGCGCACAAGGCGAACGCCCGCGTCGTCGAGACGTGGCTGCGCCCCGGCGGGCCGAAGCTCATCCTCGCCAAGCCCAACACCTTCATGAACGTCTCGGGAGGGGCGGTCACCGGGCTCGCCAAGTTCTACGGCATCGACCCCGACCACGTCGTGGTCGTGCACGATGAGCTCGACATCCCGTTCGACACGATCAAGCTCAAGATCGGCGGCGGCCACAGCGGCCACAACGGCGTGCGCGACGTCGCGAAGGCCCTCGGCACGCCCGAGTTCCCGCGCGTGCGCGTCGGCATCGGGCGCCCTCCCGGATGCCAGGACGCCGCCGACTGGGTGCTCGACCCGTTCGGCGCCACCGAGCGCAAGAACCTCCCGATCCTCGTCGGCGACGCCGCCGACGCGGTCGAGCAGCTCGTCGCCGAGGGCCTGCTCGCCACCCAGCAGAAGCACCACGCGCCCCGCGTCTGA
- the mfd gene encoding transcription-repair coupling factor — MTVPGIVRALEQAEPFRDALAAASVDADFSLVEGLDAPLLAALLERRRAAGKPPLVLLVAPTGRRAESLGPALGALLPGAEVLHFPAWETLPHERLSPSAETVGARLDILTRIARWDAATPLVITASVRGAIQPLAAGLTEVDPIELVVGGRGHDLGDVSTRLVELAYHRVDMVSRRGEFAVRGGILDVFPPTAPHPYRVEFFGDEVDEMRAFSVADQRSLPGEVREVTLLPSRELLLTDAVRGRARQLKDEFPGLAGMLEKMSEGIPVEGMESLLPAVVDRLVTLVDYLPEDAAVALVDPERAVTRAITLGETNREFLEAAWSAATAGASTPIDLGAGDFLTLPELREAARDRSGVWWTLSAFDSGHADAAAEGLIHDDIDVALEAAAAIRVPGSAVPSFQGNVEGATDHVGALLADGWRVVVAASGTGLVERARDVLAERGIAARKVEEVLHAPEPGVAHVVVSVLERGFEAPDAKLAVLTESEFYGRTIGGDTRVVKKLASRRKAVVDPLKLTAGDYVVHATHGIGKFVELTQREVSSGGRNAVKSMREYLVLEYAPSKRGYPGDKLFVPTDQLDLLSRYVGGEAPGLSKMGGSDWAQAKSKARRAVRDIAVELVKLYSARMAAKGHAFGPDTPWQRELEEAFPFAETPDQLQTIDEIKADMEKPIPMDRLLSGDVGFGKTEVAVRAAFKAIQDGKQVAMLVPTTLLVKQHFETFTERFAGFPVKVRALSRFQTDKQARDTIAGLADGTVDMVIGTHRILTEKVLFKDLGLMIIDEEQRFGVEHKDQLKKLKTNVDILAMSATPIPRTLEMAVTGIREMSTLQTPPEDRHPILSYVGPRNDKQIAAAIRRELLREGQVFFVHNRVSSIQRVAAQLAELVPEARIAVAHGQMGEHALEEVVDAFWERRSDVLVCTTIVETGLDISNANTIIIDRADKYGLSQLHQLRGRVGRARERAYAYFLYDEQKPLSETAADRLETIAVNNDLGSGMQVALKDLEIRGAGNLLGAEQAGHIAGVGFDLYLRMIGEAVATFRGEETEGPTELRLELPVQARIPESYIDSERLRLEAYQKLSAAASVTAAPAAIDLVIDELTDRYGEPPSEVEGLLAVARLRRRAGQAGLADVVAMGPNLRIAPANLPDSMRVRLQRLHPKAKLVAGGEAMVVPLPSAGGEPLGDDELIAWVAQLIEQLWPERKAEAPAAAEGATA, encoded by the coding sequence GTGACAGTTCCCGGGATCGTGCGCGCCCTCGAACAGGCTGAGCCTTTCCGGGACGCGCTGGCCGCGGCATCCGTCGATGCCGACTTCTCCCTCGTCGAAGGGCTCGACGCTCCGCTCCTGGCGGCTCTGCTCGAGCGGCGCCGCGCCGCCGGCAAGCCGCCGCTCGTGCTCCTCGTCGCACCGACGGGTCGCCGGGCGGAGTCGCTGGGGCCCGCCCTGGGCGCGCTGCTGCCGGGCGCCGAGGTGCTGCACTTCCCGGCGTGGGAGACGCTCCCGCACGAACGGCTGAGCCCGAGCGCCGAGACGGTCGGCGCGCGACTCGACATCCTCACGCGCATTGCGCGCTGGGATGCCGCGACCCCCCTCGTCATCACGGCGTCGGTGCGCGGCGCGATCCAGCCCCTGGCGGCGGGTCTCACCGAGGTCGACCCGATCGAGCTCGTCGTGGGCGGACGCGGCCATGACCTCGGCGACGTCTCGACGCGCCTCGTCGAGCTCGCTTACCACCGCGTCGACATGGTCTCGCGGCGTGGCGAGTTCGCCGTGCGCGGCGGCATCCTCGACGTCTTCCCGCCCACCGCGCCGCACCCGTACCGCGTCGAGTTCTTCGGCGACGAGGTCGACGAGATGAGGGCCTTCTCGGTCGCCGACCAGCGGTCCCTGCCGGGAGAGGTGCGCGAGGTCACCCTTCTCCCGAGCCGCGAGCTGCTGCTGACGGATGCCGTGCGCGGCCGTGCCCGCCAGCTCAAAGACGAGTTCCCCGGTCTCGCGGGCATGCTCGAGAAGATGTCCGAGGGCATCCCGGTCGAGGGCATGGAGTCGCTGCTGCCCGCCGTGGTCGACCGCCTCGTGACGCTCGTCGACTACCTGCCCGAGGATGCCGCGGTCGCGCTGGTCGACCCCGAGCGCGCCGTGACGCGTGCGATCACCCTCGGCGAGACCAACCGCGAGTTCCTCGAAGCCGCGTGGAGCGCAGCGACCGCCGGGGCAAGCACGCCGATCGATCTGGGTGCGGGCGACTTCCTGACACTGCCCGAGCTGCGCGAGGCTGCCCGCGACCGCAGCGGCGTCTGGTGGACGCTCAGCGCCTTCGATTCGGGACACGCGGATGCTGCGGCCGAGGGTCTCATCCACGACGACATCGACGTCGCGCTCGAGGCCGCGGCCGCGATCCGCGTGCCGGGTTCTGCGGTGCCGTCGTTCCAGGGCAATGTCGAGGGTGCGACCGACCATGTGGGGGCGCTGCTCGCAGACGGCTGGCGCGTCGTGGTCGCAGCATCCGGAACCGGACTCGTGGAGCGCGCCCGCGACGTGCTCGCCGAGCGCGGCATCGCGGCGCGCAAGGTCGAGGAGGTGCTGCACGCACCCGAGCCGGGCGTCGCGCACGTGGTCGTGAGCGTGCTCGAACGCGGCTTCGAAGCCCCTGACGCCAAGCTGGCCGTGCTCACCGAGTCCGAGTTCTACGGCCGCACGATCGGCGGCGACACCCGTGTCGTCAAGAAGCTCGCGTCGCGGCGCAAGGCCGTCGTCGACCCGCTCAAGCTCACCGCGGGCGACTACGTCGTGCATGCGACGCACGGCATCGGCAAGTTCGTCGAGCTCACGCAGCGCGAGGTGTCCAGCGGTGGCCGCAACGCGGTCAAGAGCATGCGCGAGTACCTCGTGCTCGAGTACGCGCCCTCCAAGCGCGGGTACCCCGGCGACAAGCTCTTCGTCCCGACCGACCAGCTCGACCTCCTGTCGCGGTACGTCGGCGGCGAGGCGCCTGGCCTGTCGAAGATGGGCGGCAGCGACTGGGCGCAGGCCAAGAGCAAGGCCCGCCGCGCGGTGCGCGACATCGCGGTCGAGCTCGTGAAGCTCTACTCCGCGCGCATGGCCGCGAAGGGTCACGCATTCGGCCCCGACACACCGTGGCAGCGCGAGCTGGAGGAGGCGTTCCCGTTCGCCGAGACCCCCGACCAGCTGCAGACGATCGACGAGATCAAGGCCGACATGGAGAAGCCGATCCCGATGGACAGGCTGCTGTCGGGTGACGTCGGCTTCGGCAAGACCGAGGTCGCGGTGCGCGCCGCGTTCAAGGCGATCCAGGACGGCAAGCAGGTCGCGATGCTCGTGCCGACGACCCTGCTCGTCAAGCAGCATTTCGAGACCTTCACCGAGCGCTTCGCCGGCTTCCCGGTGAAGGTGCGGGCGCTGTCGCGCTTCCAGACCGACAAGCAGGCGCGCGACACGATCGCCGGTCTCGCCGACGGCACCGTCGACATGGTCATCGGCACGCACCGCATCCTCACCGAGAAGGTGCTGTTCAAGGACCTCGGCCTCATGATCATCGACGAGGAGCAGCGCTTCGGCGTCGAGCACAAGGACCAGCTGAAGAAGCTGAAGACCAACGTCGACATCCTGGCGATGAGCGCGACGCCCATCCCGCGCACGCTCGAGATGGCGGTCACCGGCATCCGCGAGATGTCGACGCTGCAGACGCCGCCGGAGGACCGGCATCCGATCCTGTCGTACGTCGGTCCGCGCAACGACAAGCAGATCGCCGCGGCGATCCGCCGGGAGCTGCTGCGGGAGGGCCAGGTCTTCTTCGTGCATAACCGGGTCTCGTCGATTCAGCGGGTCGCAGCCCAGCTCGCCGAGCTGGTGCCCGAGGCCCGCATAGCGGTCGCTCACGGACAGATGGGCGAGCACGCCCTCGAAGAGGTTGTGGACGCGTTCTGGGAGCGTCGCAGCGACGTGCTCGTGTGCACGACGATCGTCGAGACGGGCCTGGACATCTCCAACGCCAACACGATCATCATCGACCGGGCCGACAAGTACGGGCTCAGCCAGCTGCACCAGCTGCGCGGCCGCGTCGGGCGCGCGCGTGAGCGCGCCTACGCCTACTTCCTCTACGACGAGCAGAAGCCGCTGAGCGAGACGGCCGCGGACCGCCTCGAGACGATCGCCGTCAACAACGACCTCGGCTCGGGCATGCAAGTCGCGCTGAAGGACCTCGAGATCCGCGGCGCCGGCAACCTCCTGGGCGCCGAGCAGGCCGGCCACATCGCCGGGGTCGGCTTCGACCTGTACCTCCGCATGATCGGCGAGGCGGTCGCCACGTTCCGCGGCGAGGAGACCGAGGGGCCGACGGAGCTCCGCCTCGAGCTGCCGGTACAGGCCCGCATCCCCGAGTCGTACATCGACAGCGAGCGGCTGCGTCTGGAGGCGTACCAGAAGCTCTCGGCCGCGGCATCCGTCACCGCAGCCCCCGCGGCGATCGATCTCGTCATCGATGAGCTCACCGACCGCTACGGCGAGCCGCCTTCGGAGGTCGAGGGCCTGCTCGCGGTCGCCCGCCTGCGTCGCCGGGCCGGTCAGGCGGGCCTCGCCGACGTCGTCGCGATGGGACCGAACCTGCGCATCGCCCCGGCCAACCTGCCCGACTCGATGCGCGTGCGCCTGCAGCGCCTGCACCCCAAGGCGAAGCTCGTCGCCGGGGGAGAGGCGATGGTCGTGCCCCTGCCCTCCGCGGGCGGCGAGCCGCTCGGCGACGACGAGCTCATCGCGTGGGTGGCCCAGCTCATCGAGCAGCTCTGGCCCGAGAGGAAGGCCGAGGCACCGGCCGCGGCGGAGGGCGCGACAGCCTGA
- a CDS encoding class I SAM-dependent methyltransferase yields the protein MIDQQQLWDDEVAQAYDTPGEGMFADDVLRPTVTTLTRLSDGGAAVEFAIGTGRVAIPLHEAGVPVAGIELSHAMIARLREKAGADEIPVVQGDMTTASAGTGFALAYLVFNTISNLLSQDEQVECFRNAARHLAPGGCFVIELWVPQLRALAPGHAGTVELSRPGYLLVDTVDTLTQRLTSHHVRFGPDIADGRAARIGRSPHRYIWPSELDLMARLAGFTLESRWAGWQQEEFTGESTSHVSVYRLPRGGSTARAAS from the coding sequence ATGATCGATCAGCAGCAGCTGTGGGACGACGAGGTCGCCCAGGCTTACGACACGCCGGGCGAGGGCATGTTCGCCGACGATGTGCTTCGCCCCACGGTGACGACCCTGACCAGACTGTCCGACGGCGGCGCCGCCGTGGAGTTCGCGATCGGGACCGGCCGCGTCGCGATCCCGCTCCACGAGGCGGGCGTGCCCGTGGCGGGCATCGAGCTGTCGCACGCGATGATCGCGCGTCTGCGGGAGAAGGCCGGCGCGGACGAGATCCCCGTCGTGCAGGGTGACATGACGACCGCGTCCGCCGGTACCGGGTTCGCGCTCGCGTACCTGGTCTTCAACACGATCTCGAACCTGCTGTCGCAGGACGAGCAGGTCGAGTGCTTCCGCAACGCCGCGCGTCATCTCGCCCCCGGAGGATGCTTCGTCATCGAGCTGTGGGTGCCGCAGCTGCGCGCACTCGCCCCCGGCCACGCGGGCACGGTCGAGCTCAGCCGGCCCGGCTACCTGCTGGTCGACACGGTCGACACCCTCACGCAGCGGCTGACGTCCCACCATGTGCGATTCGGGCCCGACATCGCCGACGGCCGCGCGGCGCGTATCGGCCGCTCGCCGCACCGCTACATCTGGCCCAGCGAGCTCGACCTGATGGCCCGTCTCGCGGGATTCACGCTCGAGAGCCGCTGGGCGGGGTGGCAGCAGGAGGAGTTCACCGGTGAGTCGACCAGTCACGTGTCGGTCTACCGCCTGCCGCGCGGAGGCTCGACCGCGCGCGCGGCGTCGTGA
- a CDS encoding gamma carbonic anhydrase family protein, whose protein sequence is MRFEHLGAQPRIHPDAVVAATAVISGDVEIGADCQVLHGAVITAEGGAITLGANVIVMENALIRATATNPVHIADHVLVGPMASVSGAVIEEEVFLATGTRVFNGARIGARSEVRINAVVHLRTTLPAESTVPIGWVAVGDPVQILPPDRHEEIWAAQRELDFPGYVFGLDRETPDLMVQLTERYGRSLARHAGDRPLG, encoded by the coding sequence ATGCGATTCGAGCACCTCGGGGCACAGCCCCGGATCCACCCCGACGCGGTCGTGGCGGCGACGGCGGTGATCAGCGGCGACGTCGAGATCGGCGCGGACTGCCAAGTCCTGCACGGCGCCGTGATCACCGCCGAGGGCGGCGCCATCACCCTCGGGGCGAACGTGATCGTCATGGAGAACGCGCTCATCCGCGCCACCGCGACGAACCCCGTGCACATCGCCGACCACGTGCTCGTCGGGCCGATGGCGAGCGTCTCGGGCGCGGTGATCGAGGAGGAGGTGTTCCTCGCCACCGGCACACGCGTCTTCAACGGCGCGCGCATCGGCGCGCGCAGCGAGGTGCGCATCAACGCGGTCGTGCACCTGCGCACGACGCTCCCCGCCGAGTCCACCGTGCCCATCGGCTGGGTCGCGGTGGGTGATCCGGTGCAGATCCTCCCGCCTGACCGCCACGAGGAGATCTGGGCCGCGCAGCGCGAACTCGACTTCCCGGGTTACGTGTTCGGCCTCGACCGGGAGACGCCCGACCTCATGGTGCAGCTCACCGAACGGTACGGCCGCAGCCTTGCGCGGCACGCCGGTGACCGTCCGCTGGGCTGA
- a CDS encoding MFS transporter, producing MGRLGTRSRLDQAVGAFSSNWRNANLRRAQLSFLGAWTAEWAFTVALGIVAYHDGGALALGLVGLLRMLPSAVLAPVLSPFADRGRRERVLVVVSLLRGVATALAAVVVAVSGPIAVIYALAVLSTIAATLFRPAHSALLPTLCRTGHELASANVVRGLLDSVATLVGPLLAAIVLAFADVSVVFAVAAAASLWAALLLFRVRYHAPPRPPAPRPDLLKEAAEGLRAVGRSRDLQLILGLAAAQSLTRGALTVFSVVVAIELLHTGESGAGVLMAAVGVGAVVGSLAASLLVGTGRLGAWFGVGVGLWGLPIALVGFFPQQAAALFLLSFVGVGNALIDLAGFTLIGRLAPDAVMARGFGVLESLVAVSIGIGSILASGVIAWVGVERALIVIGLVCPVLALASWWRLRRLDRSVDALDVEVSLLQQVPMFQPLPLPSIEQLARGLEPVEVAAGAPVFTQGDVGDRYYVIESGTADVIGDGRVVATLGEGEGFGEIALLRRTRRTATVSAHTALRLKALASERFTAVVLGYAPSAQAAATSVDQRLDRFAPDEPLGDSRRREEGG from the coding sequence ATGGGCCGTCTGGGGACCCGTTCGAGACTCGACCAGGCCGTGGGTGCCTTCTCGAGCAATTGGCGCAACGCCAATCTGCGGCGCGCCCAGCTGAGCTTCCTCGGTGCGTGGACGGCGGAATGGGCGTTCACGGTCGCCCTCGGCATCGTGGCGTACCACGACGGCGGGGCGCTCGCCCTGGGGCTGGTCGGTCTGCTGCGGATGCTGCCGTCCGCGGTCCTCGCGCCGGTGCTGTCGCCGTTCGCCGACCGGGGCCGCCGCGAGCGCGTGCTCGTGGTGGTGTCGCTGCTGAGGGGCGTGGCGACCGCCCTCGCCGCCGTGGTCGTGGCTGTCTCGGGTCCGATCGCCGTGATCTACGCCCTCGCGGTGCTGTCCACGATCGCCGCGACACTGTTCCGCCCGGCGCACTCCGCGCTGCTGCCCACGCTGTGCCGTACCGGGCATGAACTGGCGAGCGCGAACGTCGTGCGCGGGCTGCTCGATTCGGTCGCGACGCTCGTGGGTCCGCTCCTGGCGGCCATCGTCCTCGCGTTCGCCGACGTGTCGGTCGTGTTCGCGGTGGCCGCGGCCGCCTCGCTCTGGGCGGCGCTGCTGCTGTTCCGCGTGCGCTACCACGCGCCGCCGCGGCCGCCGGCACCGCGCCCGGACCTCCTGAAGGAGGCGGCCGAAGGGCTGCGCGCCGTCGGTCGCAGCCGGGATCTGCAGCTCATCCTCGGGCTGGCGGCTGCCCAGTCGCTCACGCGCGGTGCGCTGACGGTCTTCTCGGTCGTCGTCGCGATCGAGCTGCTGCACACGGGGGAATCCGGCGCCGGCGTGCTGATGGCCGCCGTGGGCGTGGGGGCGGTCGTCGGTTCGCTGGCCGCCTCCCTGCTGGTGGGCACCGGGCGCCTGGGCGCGTGGTTCGGGGTCGGCGTCGGTCTGTGGGGTCTGCCCATCGCCCTCGTCGGCTTCTTCCCGCAGCAGGCGGCCGCCCTCTTCCTGCTCTCCTTCGTCGGCGTCGGCAACGCACTGATCGATCTCGCCGGATTCACCCTGATCGGACGACTCGCCCCCGACGCGGTGATGGCCCGCGGGTTCGGGGTGCTGGAGAGCCTGGTCGCGGTCTCCATCGGCATCGGCTCCATCCTGGCGTCGGGGGTCATCGCGTGGGTCGGCGTCGAGCGTGCGCTGATCGTGATCGGCCTGGTGTGTCCTGTGCTGGCGCTGGCGTCGTGGTGGCGGCTGCGACGCCTGGACCGATCGGTCGACGCGCTCGACGTCGAGGTGTCCCTCTTGCAGCAGGTGCCGATGTTCCAGCCGCTGCCGCTGCCCTCGATCGAGCAGCTCGCCCGGGGGCTCGAGCCGGTGGAAGTGGCGGCGGGGGCACCCGTCTTCACCCAGGGCGACGTGGGCGATCGCTACTACGTGATCGAGAGCGGCACGGCAGACGTCATCGGAGACGGCAGGGTCGTCGCGACCCTCGGCGAGGGGGAGGGGTTCGGCGAGATCGCTTTGCTGCGCAGGACGCGCCGAACCGCGACCGTGTCGGCACATACCGCTCTCCGCCTCAAAGCGCTCGCATCCGAGAGATTCACGGCGGTCGTGCTCGGCTACGCGCCCAGCGCGCAGGCGGCCGCGACGAGCGTCGATCAGCGGCTCGACCGGTTCGCGCCGGATGAGCCGCTGGGCGACTCCCGCCGTCGTGAGGAGGGCGGATGA
- a CDS encoding DUF2652 domain-containing protein — translation MTTSRTALLIADIGGYTEYMGSHRLTLAHAEVNTARMLESIVHAARGFDLVEIEGDGAFLSRRTGSRDPDTTLADILQVAVAMHRAFHLEREYIVQNLCPCGGCRQARDLKLKFVAHVGDVATQSISGRSKLVGIDVILVHRLLKNSVEVPEYVLLTEDLYRPDTPSLPDTVGEITPDLEGIGSVRAYFVDVADLDRVGIEAPKPSLRTRLGSTFSAVGRGLPYMVGVKKPRRAR, via the coding sequence ATGACGACATCGAGAACGGCCCTGCTGATCGCCGACATCGGCGGCTACACCGAGTACATGGGATCGCACCGCCTGACGCTCGCACACGCCGAGGTGAACACCGCCAGGATGCTCGAGAGCATCGTGCACGCCGCCCGCGGCTTCGACCTCGTCGAGATCGAGGGCGATGGCGCCTTCCTCTCACGCAGGACGGGGTCACGCGATCCCGACACGACGCTGGCCGACATCCTGCAGGTCGCCGTCGCGATGCACCGCGCGTTCCATCTCGAGCGCGAGTACATCGTCCAGAACCTCTGCCCGTGCGGAGGATGCCGCCAGGCCCGCGACCTGAAGCTGAAGTTCGTGGCGCACGTGGGCGATGTCGCGACGCAGAGCATCAGCGGCAGATCCAAGCTCGTGGGGATCGACGTGATCCTGGTGCACCGGCTGCTCAAGAACTCCGTCGAGGTCCCCGAGTACGTCCTGCTCACCGAGGACCTGTACCGGCCCGACACGCCGTCCCTTCCCGACACCGTCGGCGAGATCACCCCGGACCTCGAGGGGATCGGCAGCGTCCGGGCGTACTTCGTCGACGTGGCCGACCTCGACCGCGTCGGTATCGAGGCGCCCAAGCCCTCTCTGCGCACCCGCCTCGGGAGCACGTTCTCGGCGGTCGGCCGGGGGCTGCCGTACATGGTCGGCGTGAAGAAGCCTCGCCGCGCCCGGTAG